GCGAACAGTTCCCGCCGTCCCTCGTAGAGGCAGCGCATGGTCGAACACAGCAGCGACTTCCCGAACCGGCGAGGCCGGGCAAGGAAAAGGTAGTTTCCCGCCCCGAGCAACCCCGCCAACTGAGCCGTCTTATCCACATATAAGTAGTTTGCGCCCGCCTCGCGCAATTTCAAAAAGTCGCTGATCCCCAGCGGCAATTTCATTCGTTCTTTATTCATATCTTTCACACCTCACGAGTTCTCTTCAATGGGGTTTCCGTACCGATCAACCATACGGTTGTCAACCATCTCAATCCTACCGTAGTGATTGAGAGTTCAAAGTTCCTGGTTCTTCGCTCTTGGTTATAAGCGTCCCACCCGGGGGGCCTGGCCCAAACCTGCGAGTAACTGTCTAATATCTCACGGTATCAGGCTCATTCCGAGTAAAGAATTATTAGCCACAGACAATATGCCAGACTGAAAAGACAGACACAGAATTATCTTTCACCTCCGTCCACCACCGACCTCAGCCTCTCAAGTTCCTGCTCCGCCTGGGGCAGCAGGCGTTCCAGCCCGGCCAGTTCTCCGGATTTTCCGGCAACCTCAATTTCCTGCAGCACTGCAGCCAGGTCTTTAGCTCCAACAGTGGCTGCAGAGCCTTTGAGGGCGTAGCTGTATTCATGGACAGCCTTGGCGTCCAGTTATGGTGTTTGCGCTTGTTCCCAGGCTCCAGCCTGGGGATATCTATAATTTGCGGCTACAGCCACATTTTTATATTCTGGCAAGTGCTTGCTCTTTATCGTCATTCCGGCGAAAGCCGGAATCCAGGTATTTTCTTGTTTCAAGAATCCAGTCTGGGAATACCTCTTTTTTTGAAGCTCCAGCCACATTTTGAAGAAGCGACTGGAGCCGCAAGAGAAAAACGTCCCCAGACTGGACCCTGGGAACGAGGGGTATAAGTTACTCTCACGTTCGGTCCCGGGTCGCCCGGGTGAAAGGGAGCATCACCTTCTCGAGCACAAGAGAATACATATTGCAAATCAATATTCAATCAAGTAAGGTTTACATATGGCCAAAACAACTACTTCTCCACATGATGCCTGCTTTATGAGTTTCTTCAGCCGAGAAGAGTTTGTCCGAGACTTCATCCCTGAAGAAATCAAAAAGCACCTGGACCTGACAGTTATTGAGATTGATATGGAAGGTTATCTGTCTGAGGAATTCAAAGAATTTTACTCAGATGTGGTAGTAAAACTATCCTGAGCTGGGTACCAAAATCCATGAAATTTATGATCTTTTGGAGAAATTTCCTGATAACGATAAGCTGACTGAATATCTGTTCATTATAGTTAGATACGTCTTGCTTTTGGTGCAATTCCAGAAAAAAAAGTTACTCGACTATACCAAACGTTTTGCAGGGGGTGATGAAATGATAGGTGTAGCCGCAAGAGAAATAGCAGAAAGAGTGGAGCGGACAAGAAAACCTTACTGGGAACAAAAAGCAAAAATTGAGAATACTCAAAAACATATCATTGAAAGTTTAACTGAAAGATTTGATGTGGTTGGTAAATCATTATCTGAAAAGATTAAATCCATTCAATCCTTAGATATGCTAAATACGCTCTTCAAGAAAACATACCGAGTCAACTCAGTGGAAGAGTTTGATCAACTGGTAAACAAAGTTCTCAACTAAACAGTTTTTCACAAACTCCTCTCATTTTCCCTGGCCGCCTATTCCTTAACTGGAGTTATCAAAGGAGCCTCAGTCATGTTGCACCTGCCGGTGGGCATAAATACCTTCTCCTCCATCCGCACAGGCGGTTACGTCTATGTGGACAAGACCGAACACGTCCATCGTCTGGTCCTCAAACAGGGCCGCTACTTTCTCTCCCGTCCCCGGCGCTTCGGAAAGAGCTTTTTCCTGGACACGCTCAAGGAACTGTTCGAGGGCAACGAAAAGCTGTTTCAAGGACTGTACATCCACGACAAATGGGACTGGAGCGCAGTTCACCCGGTGATCAAGCTTGATTTTGGAGAAGGCCGGCTGCGCGGCATGGACCCGCTTCAGGAAAAAATCGACGAGCTCTTGATCGTTAATCAGCAGCGTC
This genomic window from Desulfonatronovibrio magnus contains:
- a CDS encoding Hpt domain-containing protein, giving the protein MDAKAVHEYSYALKGSAATVGAKDLAAVLQEIEVAGKSGELAGLERLLPQAEQELERLRSVVDGGER
- a CDS encoding Rpn family recombination-promoting nuclease/putative transposase, whose amino-acid sequence is MAKTTTSPHDACFMSFFSREEFVRDFIPEEIKKHLDLTVIEIDMEGYLSEEFKEFYSDVVVKLS
- a CDS encoding AAA family ATPase; amino-acid sequence: MLHLPVGINTFSSIRTGGYVYVDKTEHVHRLVLKQGRYFLSRPRRFGKSFFLDTLKELFEGNEKLFQGLYIHDKWDWSAVHPVIKLDFGEGRLRGMDPLQEKIDELLIVNQQRLGVELQFESNSGRFAELIRLAHEQTGRRAVVLIDEYDKPILDNLEHPETALEMREQLQDLYSALKPQDGHIQCIFMTGVSNFSKVSLFKT